One Synechocystis sp. LKSZ1 genomic window, TCGTTGCTTGCCGTAATCTGGCCCCCGTGGGCGATGATAATTTCCTTGGCAATGGCCAGGCCCAGACCACTCCCCTGGCGGCCTGCCCGGTACTGAGTGCGGGAACGGGAGGGCTCCCCCTGGAACAATCGCTCAAAAATGTGGGGCAAATTATCGGGATGAAATCCTTCCCCCTGATCAACAATATCAACCTGGAGGACAAATTCTTCTAAGGCCCTGGCCTGCACCGAAATCTTGCTTCCTGGTGGACTATGTTTGATGCAGTTGTCTAATAAATTCATAAACACTTGAATCAATCGGTCATGGTCGGCTTCGCAGGGTAGTTGGTCGGGGCCATCATAGGCAATGTGAACTTGTTTTTCCGCGGCCAGGGGAGATAGTCGTTGCCAACTGGAAATGAGAATATCGTGGAGATCCACTACTTGATAGTCTAAACATTGTTTCGGGTTCTCCCCAAGCCGGGCTAAACTGAGCCAATCATCCACAAGGGTGCGTAGCCGCTCTGTTTCCTCCAGCATTTGCTTTAACCAGTCTTGTTCCGGTGGCTGGAGCCGGTGATGGAGGGCCTCGGCGACCAGGGAGATGGCCGTTAAGGGAGTGCGGAGTTCGTGGGTTAAGTCGGAAAAAATTCGGTCTTGTTGACGCTGAATTTCGGCCAGGGGCTGTAGATTTTCCAAGAAGACGGCGACTTTTTGTTGGGGGAGGGGATAGCTATGACCTTTAAGGAGCAAGGATTCTGAAGATAGCTTGGTTTTTGTTTCTTGAAAGGAGATGGGCGACGGAAAAAAAAGCCATTCCTGGACGTGGGGTTGTTGGGTATGACGGGTATGTTGAATTAATTGATCCAACTCGTAGGAACGAACTAGTTCCAGGAGCAAGCGGATTTGCGGAGGTCGCCAACGGTCAATCTGGAGTAGGGCCTGGGCGACGGTATTGCACCATAGCAGATGATCCTCGGCATCCACGTATAAAAATCCGATGGGGGCCTGGTCGAGAAGTTGTTGCCAAGCCTGGGATTCCGCTTGATAGATCTGGCACTGTTGCTGGAGGTAGCTCAACTCTCGACGAACGAGGGAGGTAAGGGACAAGGACTTGGCCACTTCAGCGGTATCTTGCAAACTGGTCAATAGGGGCTGGAGGCGGCGTTTTAGTTGATGACGTTCCCAAGCACCAATCGCCAGGCCCAGTAAGCCACCTAGGAGCAAAAATAGAACATTCACCGTGACTTTCATAAGCAACTTAGGCGGTTGGGGCCTCTCCTAGAATGGCCTGGAGTTGTTGGGCCAACTGGAGAGGACGAAAGGGCTTAGGCAGGATCCCAACGGCACCAAGGGCAGTTAGGGTTTCCGGCGGGAGGGGAGCCGCCGTCATC contains:
- a CDS encoding PAS domain-containing sensor histidine kinase, which encodes MKVTVNVLFLLLGGLLGLAIGAWERHQLKRRLQPLLTSLQDTAEVAKSLSLTSLVRRELSYLQQQCQIYQAESQAWQQLLDQAPIGFLYVDAEDHLLWCNTVAQALLQIDRWRPPQIRLLLELVRSYELDQLIQHTRHTQQPHVQEWLFFPSPISFQETKTKLSSESLLLKGHSYPLPQQKVAVFLENLQPLAEIQRQQDRIFSDLTHELRTPLTAISLVAEALHHRLQPPEQDWLKQMLEETERLRTLVDDWLSLARLGENPKQCLDYQVVDLHDILISSWQRLSPLAAEKQVHIAYDGPDQLPCEADHDRLIQVFMNLLDNCIKHSPPGSKISVQARALEEFVLQVDIVDQGEGFHPDNLPHIFERLFQGEPSRSRTQYRAGRQGSGLGLAIAKEIIIAHGGQITASNDPDTGGAHLSVCLPRQRPLDRV